A part of Homoserinibacter sp. YIM 151385 genomic DNA contains:
- a CDS encoding protoporphyrinogen/coproporphyrinogen oxidase, whose product MARERVLVVGGGVAGLVAARRLAAAGIPVTLLEASDRLGGQLAHQTVAGVEVDAAAESFATRGGQVAALATELGLGGEIVTPLDAPAWLHRADGSSLPLPATSLLGIPAVPLAADVIQAVGVRAALRAQLDVLQPGPRGAKSQTLGELVRTRMGAGVLEQLVAPVVRGVHSVHPDELEVDRAAPGLRTALLREGSLGHAVRSLRDRAPAGSQVAGLRGGVHRLVIELVADLERFGAELRTGARVRAAEPGRVVLEGGEVIEGEVFVAAPGLARPARAARRIHLATLAVEAPELRDDPRGTGVLVAPDARDVAARALTHSTAKWAWLRERAGGLEIVRLSYDEKPASLAQVRADASALLGVPVPEPVEAVVVEWTRGAPSPEGVDGMRLLGEAGATTGLAAIVREAGEQAERFLSGGVDPEGGAPSVGTPSPTQSGS is encoded by the coding sequence ATGGCCCGGGAGCGCGTGCTCGTCGTCGGCGGCGGCGTCGCGGGGCTCGTCGCGGCGCGGCGGCTCGCGGCGGCGGGCATCCCCGTGACGCTGCTCGAGGCCTCCGACCGCCTCGGCGGGCAGCTCGCCCACCAGACGGTGGCGGGGGTCGAGGTGGATGCCGCGGCCGAGTCCTTCGCGACCCGCGGCGGGCAGGTGGCGGCCCTCGCGACCGAGCTGGGGCTCGGCGGCGAGATCGTGACGCCGCTCGACGCGCCCGCCTGGCTGCATCGCGCCGACGGCTCGAGCCTGCCGCTGCCGGCGACGAGCCTCCTCGGGATCCCGGCGGTCCCGCTCGCGGCGGACGTCATCCAGGCGGTGGGCGTCCGGGCGGCGCTCCGCGCGCAGCTCGACGTCCTGCAGCCGGGCCCGCGCGGCGCGAAGTCCCAGACGCTCGGCGAGCTCGTGCGCACCCGGATGGGCGCGGGCGTGCTCGAGCAGCTCGTCGCGCCGGTCGTGCGCGGCGTGCACTCCGTCCACCCCGATGAGCTCGAGGTCGATCGCGCGGCGCCGGGCCTCCGCACGGCGCTGCTCCGCGAGGGCTCGCTGGGGCACGCAGTCCGCAGCCTCCGCGACCGCGCCCCCGCGGGGTCCCAGGTGGCGGGCCTCCGCGGCGGCGTCCACCGGCTCGTGATCGAGCTGGTCGCGGACCTCGAGCGCTTCGGCGCCGAGCTGCGCACGGGTGCGCGCGTCCGCGCCGCCGAGCCCGGCCGCGTCGTGCTCGAGGGCGGCGAGGTGATCGAGGGCGAGGTGTTCGTCGCGGCGCCGGGGCTGGCGCGCCCTGCCCGGGCCGCCCGCCGCATCCACCTCGCGACGCTCGCCGTCGAGGCGCCCGAGCTGCGCGACGATCCCCGCGGCACGGGGGTGCTGGTCGCGCCGGACGCGCGGGATGTCGCGGCGCGCGCGCTCACGCACTCGACCGCGAAGTGGGCGTGGCTGCGCGAGCGCGCGGGCGGGCTCGAGATCGTCCGGCTCTCCTACGACGAGAAGCCGGCCTCGCTCGCGCAGGTGCGCGCGGACGCGTCGGCGCTCCTCGGCGTGCCCGTCCCGGAGCCGGTGGAGGCCGTCGTCGTCGAGTGGACGCGCGGCGCCCCGAGCCCTGAGGGGGTCGACGGGATGCGGCTGCTGGGCGAGGCGGGCGCGACGACGGGGCTCGCCGCGATCGTGCGTGAAGCCGGAGAGCAGGCTGAGCGTTTCCTCAGCGGAGGCGTCGACCCCGAGGGCGGGGCCCCTAGTGTGGGAACCCCGAGTCCGACCCAATCAGGGAGCTGA
- a CDS encoding DUF3618 domain-containing protein, which produces MSTLDDAKTKAAEARAELASTLDQIEGKLNIPKRAGELSKKAQIAYEDNPVPFIAAGAAIAAGVIGLVAWAIFSDD; this is translated from the coding sequence ATGAGCACCCTGGACGACGCGAAGACGAAGGCCGCCGAGGCGCGGGCCGAGCTGGCGAGCACGCTCGACCAGATCGAGGGCAAGCTGAACATCCCGAAGCGCGCCGGCGAGCTGAGCAAGAAGGCCCAGATCGCCTACGAGGACAATCCAGTGCCCTTCATCGCGGCGGGCGCCGCGATCGCGGCCGGCGTCATCGGGCTCGTCGCCTGGGCGATCTTCAGCGACGACTGA
- a CDS encoding YtxH domain-containing protein: MKGKILLVTGIAIGYVLGARAGRERYEQIKTAAGRMWNDPRVQRRVDTVEDFVKDKAPDVAEFVADGAKTVVSKVASNRRSTARGASSSSRSSGTRSGSKSTTTRSTSAKKPGSSSSSSSS; the protein is encoded by the coding sequence ATGAAGGGCAAGATCCTCCTCGTCACCGGCATCGCCATCGGCTACGTGCTCGGTGCGCGGGCCGGCCGCGAGCGCTACGAGCAGATCAAGACGGCCGCCGGCCGCATGTGGAACGACCCGCGCGTGCAGCGCCGGGTCGACACCGTCGAGGACTTCGTGAAGGACAAGGCGCCGGACGTCGCCGAGTTCGTCGCGGACGGCGCCAAGACCGTCGTGTCGAAGGTCGCCTCCAACCGCCGCAGCACGGCGCGCGGCGCCTCGTCCTCCTCGCGCTCGAGCGGCACCCGCTCGGGCTCGAAGAGCACGACGACGCGCAGCACCAGCGCGAAGAAGCCCGGCAGCTCGTCGAGCAGCAGCTCGAGCTAG
- a CDS encoding GNAT family N-acetyltransferase — MTARLDLSAPIETARLRLRTLTEVDVSAVHGWRRDPAVTRYLPYGPQTREQVRSSLAHQSRTTRLAIDGARAVLAAERLDGGGVVGELHLVLTSAANHGYEVGWVFSPDVAGQGFATEAALAILELAFRPDAGAAHRVVAQLDPRNTASTRLCARLGMREEAHFRKDWPVGAGGWSDTGIWAILDEEWASRTA; from the coding sequence GTGACCGCGCGACTCGACCTCTCGGCGCCCATCGAGACGGCGCGGCTGCGGCTGCGCACCCTCACCGAGGTCGACGTCTCGGCCGTCCACGGCTGGCGTCGCGACCCCGCGGTGACCCGCTACCTGCCCTACGGGCCGCAGACGCGCGAGCAGGTGCGCTCGAGCCTCGCCCACCAGTCGCGCACCACCCGCCTCGCGATCGACGGCGCGCGCGCGGTGCTCGCGGCGGAGCGGCTCGACGGCGGCGGAGTCGTCGGCGAGCTGCACCTGGTGCTCACCTCGGCCGCGAATCACGGCTACGAGGTCGGGTGGGTGTTCTCGCCGGACGTCGCCGGGCAGGGCTTCGCGACGGAGGCGGCCCTCGCCATCCTGGAGCTCGCCTTCCGCCCCGATGCCGGCGCCGCGCACCGCGTCGTCGCCCAGCTCGACCCCCGCAACACCGCCTCCACCCGCCTCTGCGCCCGCCTCGGGATGCGCGAGGAGGCGCACTTCCGCAAGGACTGGCCGGTCGGCGCGGGCGGCTGGTCGGACACCGGCATCTGGGCGATCCTCGACGAGGAGTGGGCGTCCCGCACGGCCTGA
- a CDS encoding serine hydrolase, whose amino-acid sequence MVDTSLAHGRRERLRSRRTPRHRAPNPVSNFAGSFASLGELAMEGAHVSASVSDLDTGQPLVAIDERIVLPTASVGKVLLLIEVSTRLTQRDFAGYGILDKAPAEQVGDSGIWKHLQAPSLPFADLAALVGSTSDNLATNALLRQVGLGAVRARTESLGLTRTALLDYVRDHRGPDDAPQLSVGSAAELAWLFAALARGEVVDSMTSSRVLSWLSLNADLSMVAGAFGLDPLSHRSTDHGILLVNKTGTDAGVRAEAGVVRGPRAAVAYAVTVQFNDSGLPARLRVLDALRTIGTDLLEYVH is encoded by the coding sequence TTGGTAGACACCTCGCTCGCGCACGGGCGGCGTGAGCGGCTCCGCTCGCGGCGCACGCCGCGGCACCGCGCCCCGAACCCGGTCTCGAACTTCGCCGGGTCCTTCGCCTCGCTCGGCGAGCTCGCGATGGAGGGCGCGCACGTCTCCGCCTCGGTGAGCGATCTCGACACGGGTCAGCCGCTCGTCGCGATCGACGAGCGCATCGTGCTCCCGACGGCGAGCGTCGGCAAGGTGCTGCTCCTCATCGAGGTGTCCACGCGGCTGACGCAGCGCGACTTCGCCGGCTACGGCATCCTCGACAAGGCACCCGCCGAGCAGGTCGGCGACAGCGGCATCTGGAAGCATCTCCAGGCGCCCTCGCTGCCCTTCGCGGATCTCGCGGCGCTCGTCGGCTCGACGAGCGACAACCTGGCGACGAACGCGCTGCTGCGCCAGGTGGGGCTCGGCGCGGTGCGCGCCCGCACCGAGTCGCTGGGGCTCACCCGCACGGCGCTCCTCGACTACGTGCGCGACCACCGGGGGCCCGACGACGCCCCGCAGCTCTCGGTCGGCTCGGCCGCCGAGCTCGCGTGGCTGTTCGCGGCACTCGCGCGCGGCGAGGTCGTCGACTCGATGACCTCCAGCCGGGTGCTCTCCTGGCTGTCGCTCAACGCCGACCTCTCGATGGTCGCCGGGGCCTTCGGGCTCGATCCGCTCTCGCACCGCTCGACCGATCACGGCATCCTGCTCGTCAACAAGACCGGCACGGATGCGGGGGTGCGTGCCGAGGCGGGCGTGGTCCGCGGTCCGCGCGCGGCGGTCGCCTACGCGGTGACGGTGCAGTTCAACGACTCGGGTCTCCCGGCACGCCTGCGGGTGCTCGATGCGCTCCGCACGATCGGCACCGACCTGCTGGAGTACGTGCACTAG
- a CDS encoding phage holin family protein, whose translation MTEDGIPRTSRRSLIQLVTELPERVTELVHSEIELIKTELIGKLKALGIGAGLFAAAAVVLLFMVGVLLTAAILALSLVMPGWLAALLVALVLLIVAGILALIGWRTMQAGIPPIPDQSIESLKRDLRAIKGIGATTPVSRNDRRTDNGGAR comes from the coding sequence ATGACCGAGGACGGCATCCCGCGCACATCGCGGAGGTCCCTCATCCAGCTCGTGACCGAGCTGCCGGAGCGCGTGACCGAGCTGGTCCACAGCGAGATCGAGCTCATCAAGACGGAGCTCATCGGCAAGCTCAAGGCGCTCGGCATCGGCGCGGGGCTGTTCGCCGCCGCGGCGGTCGTCCTCCTCTTCATGGTGGGCGTGCTGCTGACGGCCGCGATCCTCGCGCTCTCCCTCGTCATGCCCGGCTGGCTCGCGGCGCTCCTCGTGGCGCTCGTGCTGCTGATCGTCGCCGGCATCCTCGCGCTCATCGGCTGGCGGACGATGCAGGCGGGCATCCCGCCGATCCCCGACCAGTCGATCGAGAGCCTGAAGCGCGACCTGCGCGCCATCAAGGGGATCGGGGCCACGACCCCCGTCTCCCGCAACGACCGCCGAACCGACAACGGAGGAGCACGATGA
- a CDS encoding M13 family metallopeptidase encodes MTDAPLASGIEIDQLDPAARPQDDLFRHVNGRWLDATEIPADKARWGTFYVLAEEAEAAVRAIIEEAQGAEPGTVERKVGDLFASFMDEERVESLGTAPLAPLLAEVDAIDTVEALLPAIGRLERGGVGGFFRAYVDNDPGDPERYIVTLLQGGLGLPDEAYYREEKHGELRAQYLEAIARILELAGLDDAGTRAGRILGLETALAAHHWNNVDSRDSSKTYNLRSWAELRELAPGVDLDGWRDGMGVPAGAFDEVVLAQPSFAEALPGLIAPEQLEAWRDWLRWNVIRSLAPYLSGAIVEANFEFYGRALQGVPEMRARWKRGVSLVEGSLGEAVGRVYVERHFPESAKTAMDELVDNLIEAYRQSIRGLDWMTPATQERALEKLEKFTPKIGYPVRWRDYSALEIDPADLVANVQATTEFEFQRELGKIGRPIDRDEWFMTPQTINAYYNPGFNEIVFPAAILQYPFFDEGRDAAANYGAIGAVIGHEIGHGFDDNGSRFDGDGRLADWWTAEDREAFEARTRVLIEQYDALSPRDIPDATVPGELTIGENIGDLGGLGIAWKAWQLSLDGAEPPVIDGLTGAERFFLSWAQAWRAKYRPAEARRLIAIDPHAPNEFRCNQIVRNIDAYYSTFGVTPQDALWLPPTDRVTIW; translated from the coding sequence ATGACCGACGCGCCCCTCGCCTCCGGCATCGAGATCGACCAGCTCGACCCCGCCGCCCGCCCCCAGGACGACCTCTTCCGCCACGTCAACGGACGCTGGCTGGATGCGACCGAGATCCCCGCCGACAAGGCCCGCTGGGGCACCTTCTACGTGCTCGCGGAGGAGGCGGAGGCCGCCGTCCGCGCCATCATCGAGGAGGCGCAGGGCGCCGAGCCCGGCACGGTCGAGCGCAAGGTCGGCGACCTCTTCGCGAGCTTCATGGACGAGGAGCGCGTCGAATCGCTCGGCACGGCGCCGCTCGCGCCGCTGCTCGCCGAGGTCGACGCGATCGACACGGTCGAGGCCCTGCTCCCCGCGATCGGCCGGCTCGAGCGCGGCGGCGTCGGCGGCTTCTTCCGGGCCTACGTCGACAACGACCCGGGCGACCCGGAGCGCTACATCGTGACGCTCCTGCAGGGCGGGCTCGGCCTCCCCGACGAGGCGTACTACCGCGAGGAGAAGCACGGCGAGCTCCGCGCCCAGTACCTCGAGGCGATCGCGCGCATCCTCGAGCTCGCCGGGCTCGACGACGCCGGCACGCGCGCGGGCCGCATCCTCGGCCTCGAGACGGCGCTCGCGGCGCACCACTGGAACAACGTCGACAGCCGCGACAGCTCGAAGACCTACAACCTGCGCAGCTGGGCGGAGCTCCGCGAGCTCGCGCCCGGCGTCGACCTCGACGGCTGGCGCGACGGCATGGGGGTGCCGGCGGGCGCCTTCGACGAGGTCGTGCTCGCGCAGCCGTCGTTCGCCGAGGCGCTCCCGGGGCTCATCGCGCCCGAGCAGCTCGAGGCCTGGCGCGACTGGCTGCGCTGGAACGTCATCCGCTCCCTCGCGCCCTACCTCTCGGGCGCGATCGTCGAGGCGAACTTCGAGTTCTACGGCCGCGCGCTCCAGGGCGTGCCCGAGATGCGGGCTCGCTGGAAGCGCGGCGTCTCGCTCGTCGAGGGCTCGCTCGGGGAGGCGGTCGGCCGCGTCTACGTGGAGCGCCACTTCCCGGAGAGCGCGAAGACGGCCATGGACGAGCTCGTCGACAACCTCATCGAGGCCTACCGGCAGAGCATCCGCGGCCTCGACTGGATGACCCCGGCGACGCAGGAGCGCGCCCTCGAGAAGCTCGAGAAGTTCACGCCCAAGATCGGCTACCCGGTGCGCTGGCGCGACTACAGCGCGCTCGAGATCGACCCGGCCGACCTCGTCGCGAATGTGCAGGCGACGACCGAGTTCGAGTTCCAGCGCGAGCTCGGCAAGATCGGCCGCCCGATCGACCGCGACGAGTGGTTCATGACCCCGCAGACGATCAACGCGTACTACAACCCCGGCTTCAACGAGATCGTCTTCCCGGCCGCGATCCTCCAGTACCCCTTCTTCGACGAGGGGCGGGATGCCGCGGCGAACTACGGCGCGATCGGCGCCGTCATCGGGCACGAGATCGGGCACGGCTTCGACGACAACGGCTCCCGCTTCGACGGCGACGGCCGGCTCGCCGACTGGTGGACGGCCGAGGACCGCGAGGCCTTCGAGGCACGGACCCGGGTGCTCATCGAGCAGTACGACGCGCTCTCGCCGCGCGACATCCCCGACGCGACGGTGCCCGGCGAGCTCACGATCGGCGAGAACATCGGCGACCTCGGCGGCCTCGGCATCGCGTGGAAGGCCTGGCAGCTCTCGCTCGACGGCGCCGAGCCTCCGGTGATCGACGGGCTGACCGGCGCCGAGCGCTTCTTCCTGAGCTGGGCGCAGGCCTGGCGGGCCAAGTACCGCCCGGCGGAGGCGCGTCGCCTCATCGCGATCGATCCGCACGCGCCGAACGAGTTCCGCTGCAACCAGATCGTGCGTAATATCGACGCCTACTACTCCACCTTCGGCGTCACCCCCCAGGACGCCCTCTGGTTGCCCCCGACTGACAGAGTGACGATTTGGTAG
- the hemQ gene encoding hydrogen peroxide-dependent heme synthase, with product MSDGSTPAPTTQPDSGSTPGDGDALGYTLYAVLRRVREVAAPPEALERAIVELGALDVEVRGLYDVSGMRADADLMIWLTGPRPEALQSALRRLRRVEPIASLEPTWSAMGVHRDAEFSRSHAPAFFRGLPPKTWLTVYPFVRSYDWYLLPEEERRTMLADHGRKGSQYPQVQANTVASFALGDYEWLLALEADELVDLVDLMRHLRNTEARRHVREEVPFYTGRMITPRELLEVVS from the coding sequence ATGAGCGACGGCTCGACCCCTGCACCGACCACCCAGCCCGACTCCGGCAGTACCCCCGGCGACGGCGACGCACTCGGCTACACGCTGTACGCCGTGCTGCGCCGCGTCCGCGAGGTCGCCGCACCCCCCGAGGCGCTCGAGCGCGCCATCGTGGAGCTCGGCGCCCTCGACGTCGAGGTCCGCGGCCTCTACGACGTCTCGGGCATGCGCGCCGACGCCGATCTCATGATCTGGCTCACGGGCCCCCGCCCCGAGGCGCTCCAGTCGGCGCTCCGCCGGCTCCGCCGCGTCGAGCCGATCGCCTCCCTCGAGCCGACGTGGAGCGCCATGGGCGTGCACCGCGACGCCGAGTTCAGCCGCAGCCACGCGCCGGCGTTCTTCCGCGGCCTCCCGCCCAAGACCTGGCTCACCGTCTACCCCTTCGTGCGCAGCTACGACTGGTACCTGCTGCCGGAGGAGGAGCGCCGCACGATGCTCGCCGACCACGGCCGCAAGGGCTCCCAGTACCCGCAGGTGCAGGCGAACACGGTCGCGAGCTTCGCGCTCGGCGACTACGAGTGGCTGCTCGCGCTCGAGGCGGACGAGCTCGTCGACCTCGTCGACCTCATGCGGCACCTCCGCAACACGGAGGCGCGACGCCACGTCCGCGAGGAGGTCCCGTTCTACACGGGCCGCATGATCACCCCGCGCGAGCTGCTCGAGGTGGTCTCGTGA
- the hemE gene encoding uroporphyrinogen decarboxylase: protein MEPVSLPESHPLVDGRTAASPFVRAYRGERVPVRPVWFMRQAGRSLPEYRALREGRPMLESCLTPEIASEITLQPVRRHGVDAAVFFSDIVIPVKLAGIGVEIVAGRGPVLEHPIRTAADVLALRPLDPAALDPIREAVALTVAELGETPLIGFAGAPFTLASYLVEGGPSKDQGRARALMYSDPHAWASLLNWCADASGMFLRAQVEAGASAVQLFDSWVGSLGRRDYQRRVAPHSRRAFDHLRGLDVPKSHFGLGGGDFLDVMRDVGADVVGIDWRLPLDEANRRLGGTSTLQGNIDSALLGASWSTLRAHIDDVLDRGAEAPAHIVNLGHGVPPETDPEVLTRIVTYVHERG from the coding sequence ATGGAGCCCGTGAGCCTTCCCGAGTCCCATCCCCTCGTCGACGGGCGCACCGCCGCCAGCCCCTTCGTGCGGGCCTACCGCGGCGAGCGCGTCCCCGTCCGCCCCGTCTGGTTCATGCGCCAGGCCGGCCGCAGCCTCCCCGAGTACCGCGCCCTCCGCGAGGGCCGGCCGATGCTCGAGTCGTGCCTGACACCGGAGATCGCGAGCGAGATCACGCTGCAGCCGGTGCGCCGGCACGGGGTGGATGCGGCGGTCTTCTTCAGCGACATCGTCATCCCCGTGAAGCTGGCCGGGATCGGCGTCGAGATCGTCGCGGGCCGCGGCCCGGTGCTCGAGCACCCCATCCGGACCGCCGCCGACGTCCTCGCGCTGCGCCCCCTCGACCCGGCGGCGCTCGACCCGATCCGCGAGGCCGTCGCGCTGACGGTCGCGGAGCTCGGCGAGACGCCGCTCATCGGCTTCGCGGGCGCCCCGTTCACGCTCGCGAGCTACCTCGTCGAGGGCGGTCCCTCGAAGGATCAGGGCCGCGCGCGGGCGCTCATGTACTCCGACCCGCACGCCTGGGCCTCGCTCCTGAACTGGTGCGCCGACGCCTCCGGCATGTTCCTGCGCGCGCAGGTCGAGGCGGGCGCGAGCGCCGTCCAGCTCTTCGACTCCTGGGTCGGCTCGCTCGGTCGTCGCGACTACCAGCGCCGGGTCGCACCGCACTCGCGCCGCGCCTTCGACCACCTCCGCGGGCTCGATGTGCCGAAGTCGCACTTCGGGCTCGGCGGCGGCGACTTCCTGGACGTCATGCGCGATGTCGGCGCGGACGTCGTCGGGATCGACTGGCGGCTCCCGCTCGACGAGGCGAATCGTCGGCTCGGCGGCACGTCGACGCTCCAGGGCAACATCGACTCGGCGCTCCTCGGCGCCTCCTGGTCGACGCTGCGCGCGCACATCGACGACGTGCTCGACCGCGGCGCCGAGGCGCCCGCGCACATCGTGAACCTCGGCCACGGCGTGCCGCCCGAGACCGACCCCGAGGTGCTGACCCGCATCGTGACGTACGTCCACGAACGGGGCTGA
- a CDS encoding glutamyl-tRNA reductase has protein sequence MLLCLTANHRNAAFDLLDRLSTAAPSATAELVAEAEAVQGAVVIATCNRFEAYLDLDDRSADPASAVDRTIEVMSAAGGVDADELRAAVSVVRDPEVPQHLFAVASGLESVVVGEDEIAGQVRRAFDAAKRDGTSSRELDRLFQRAASTSRAVRTATDLGGSGRSLVRLALELASSRITDWAHARVLVVGTGSYAATTIAALRDRGAAHISVYSRTGRAAMFARRYGIHAVDGLPAAIAEADVVITCTARYTVVPEDFANARRRLVIDLGLPRNVDPAVRGIPGVELLDLEIIALHAPLPELSADTARGLVDTAASAYAADREVAPAIVALREHVFDALDAEIARARGRGGDERTVEALRHLAGVILHTPSVRGRELARDGRGEEFTAGLEAVFGIRPAAAPQQLPLPPHGDAADGPAGSVASAS, from the coding sequence GTGCTCCTCTGCCTCACGGCGAACCACCGCAATGCGGCGTTCGACCTGCTCGACCGGCTCTCGACGGCCGCGCCGTCGGCGACCGCCGAGCTCGTCGCCGAGGCGGAGGCCGTGCAGGGGGCCGTCGTGATCGCCACCTGCAACCGCTTCGAGGCCTACCTCGACCTCGACGACCGCTCCGCGGATCCGGCGTCCGCCGTCGACCGCACGATCGAGGTCATGAGCGCCGCGGGAGGGGTGGATGCGGACGAGCTCCGCGCCGCCGTCTCCGTCGTGCGCGACCCCGAGGTCCCGCAGCACCTCTTCGCCGTCGCCTCCGGGCTCGAGTCGGTCGTCGTCGGCGAGGACGAGATCGCCGGCCAGGTGCGCCGCGCCTTCGACGCCGCCAAGCGCGACGGCACCTCGAGCCGCGAACTCGACCGCCTCTTCCAGCGGGCCGCGAGCACCTCGCGCGCCGTCCGCACCGCGACCGACCTCGGCGGCTCCGGCCGCTCGCTCGTCCGGCTCGCGCTCGAGCTCGCCTCGAGCCGCATCACCGACTGGGCGCACGCCCGGGTCCTCGTCGTCGGCACCGGCAGCTACGCCGCGACCACGATCGCCGCACTCCGCGACCGCGGCGCCGCCCACATCAGCGTCTACTCGCGCACCGGGCGCGCGGCCATGTTCGCCCGCCGCTACGGCATCCACGCGGTCGACGGCCTGCCCGCCGCGATCGCCGAGGCGGATGTCGTCATCACCTGCACGGCCCGCTACACGGTCGTTCCCGAGGACTTCGCGAACGCGCGCCGCCGCCTCGTCATCGACCTCGGCCTCCCCCGCAACGTCGACCCGGCCGTGCGCGGGATCCCCGGCGTCGAGCTGCTCGACCTCGAGATCATCGCGCTCCACGCGCCGCTGCCCGAGCTCTCCGCCGACACGGCCCGCGGGCTCGTCGACACCGCGGCGAGCGCCTACGCCGCCGACCGCGAGGTGGCGCCCGCGATCGTCGCGCTCCGCGAGCACGTCTTCGACGCCCTCGACGCCGAGATCGCGCGAGCGCGCGGCCGCGGTGGCGACGAGCGCACCGTCGAGGCGCTGCGGCATCTGGCCGGCGTCATCCTCCACACCCCCTCGGTGCGCGGGCGCGAGCTCGCCCGCGACGGCCGCGGCGAGGAGTTCACGGCCGGCCTCGAGGCGGTCTTCGGCATCCGCCCCGCCGCGGCACCGCAGCAGCTGCCGCTCCCCCCGCACGGGGATGCCGCAGACGGCCCCGCGGGCTCCGTCGCCTCCGCCTCCTGA